Part of the Sinomonas atrocyanea genome is shown below.
CGTGAACTAGACTTGACGGGTGCCCGAGACAACGCCCCCATCCGCCGAGACCGAGGTTCCCGTGAGCGAGACGAGCGTCCCCGACCCCGTGGACGAGGCTGCCGTCGCCGCCGCCGTCGAGAGGGCCCTCGAGGCCGTCGCGGGTGCCGCCGACCTCGATGCGCTCAAGTCGGCGCGCATCGCCCACACCGGGGAGAAGTCCCCCCTCGCCCTCGCCAACCGCGCGATCGGCTCGCTGCCCAAGGAGTCCAAGGCCCTGGCGGGCAAGCTCGTCGGCGGCGCCCGGGGCCGGGTCAACAAGGCGATCGCCGAGCGGCAGTCCGTGCTCGAGGCCGAGAACGAGGCCCGGATCCTCGTCGAGGAGACCGTCGACGTCACGGCGGCTCCGCGGCGCCGCCGCGCCGGGGCGCGGCACCCGCTCTCGACGCTGCAGGACCGGGTGAGCGACATCTTCGTCGGCATGGGCTGGGAGATCGCCGAGGGCCCCGAGGTCGAGTCCGAGTGGTTCAACTTCGACGCCCTCAACTTCAAGCCCGACCACCCCGCGCGCGAGATGCAGGACACCTTCTTCGTCGACCCGCCCGAGGCGCACCTGCTCCTGCGCACGCACACCTCGCCGGTCCAGGTCCGCTCGATGCTCGAGCGCGAGGTCCCCATCTACGTGCTCTGCCCGGGCAAGGTGTTCCGCACCGACGAGCTCGACGCGACCCACACTCCCGTGTTCCACCAGTTCGAGGGCCTC
Proteins encoded:
- the pheS gene encoding phenylalanine--tRNA ligase subunit alpha, whose product is MSETSVPDPVDEAAVAAAVERALEAVAGAADLDALKSARIAHTGEKSPLALANRAIGSLPKESKALAGKLVGGARGRVNKAIAERQSVLEAENEARILVEETVDVTAAPRRRRAGARHPLSTLQDRVSDIFVGMGWEIAEGPEVESEWFNFDALNFKPDHPAREMQDTFFVDPPEAHLLLRTHTSPVQVRSMLEREVPIYVLCPGKVFRTDELDATHTPVFHQFEGLAIDKGLSMADLRGTLEHFARQMFGAEAQIRLRPNYFPFTEPSAELDIWHPGAKGGPAWIEWGGCGMVNPNVLRAAGIDPEQYSGFAFGMGIERTLMFRNEVADMHDMIEGDVRFSQHFGMEI